In a genomic window of [Empedobacter] haloabium:
- a CDS encoding NAD(P)H-dependent oxidoreductase: MNILQINSSARSSGSESTRLADEIVARVAAGKEANVVRRDLAAEPHPVLDESALQALFTPADQRTPAQAARVALDDALIAQAQAADVIVIGAPMYNFGITVQLKSWFDAIARAGVTFRYSASGPEGLLKGKKVYVAVTRGGMHKDGPTDSQLPHLRTFLSFLGLTDVQFVFSEGHGMGADAVARARAEARQQIEALA; encoded by the coding sequence ATGAATATCCTGCAGATCAACTCCAGCGCCCGCAGCAGCGGTTCCGAATCGACCCGCCTGGCCGACGAGATCGTCGCCCGCGTGGCGGCCGGCAAGGAGGCCAACGTGGTCCGCCGCGACCTGGCGGCCGAGCCGCATCCGGTGCTGGACGAATCCGCACTGCAGGCCCTGTTCACCCCGGCCGACCAGCGCACCCCGGCGCAGGCGGCCCGGGTGGCACTGGACGACGCACTGATCGCCCAGGCCCAGGCCGCCGACGTGATCGTCATCGGCGCACCGATGTACAACTTCGGCATCACCGTGCAGCTGAAGAGCTGGTTCGACGCCATCGCCCGCGCCGGCGTGACGTTCCGTTACAGCGCCAGCGGTCCGGAAGGCCTGCTGAAGGGCAAAAAGGTGTACGTCGCCGTGACCCGTGGCGGCATGCACAAGGACGGTCCGACCGACAGCCAGCTGCCGCACCTGCGCACCTTCCTGTCCTTCCTGGGCCTGACCGACGTCCAGTTCGTGTTCTCGGAAGGCCATGGCATGGGGGCGGACGCCGTGGCGCGGGCCCGGGCCGAGGCGCGCCAGCAGATCGAAGCGCTGGCTTGA
- a CDS encoding acyltransferase, whose product MIESPTKRLYGLDTLRALAILLVFANHYVNFVTHRPTLGAVGEIGWAGVDLFFALSGYLIGNQIFASLRQGTFSLPVFYARRLLRTLPNYYVVLALYAFWPVFAAGSPHAPWWQYLTFTLNFDLKPGTRFSHSWSLCVEEQFYMALPALALLVAASRRWRLPLAWLLILASCVAGMLLRAHAWDAARPPQGGNALFYRTIYYSTLCRFDELVAGVALALLKNCHARAWARLTAWGNWTLASGVAVVGCAFQLFLANHFGRAETIYGYPLLALGFGLLVLAALSPGSLLYRLRLPGAASLALWSYAIYLVHKQLCIVLAPLLAPLGIAADEPLGVLLLLLASVWAGWLLYALVETPFMRLRARWFDAPRRQPAAGAAGSLSPS is encoded by the coding sequence ATGATAGAAAGCCCGACCAAGCGCCTGTACGGCCTCGACACCCTGCGCGCGCTCGCGATCCTGCTGGTGTTCGCCAACCATTACGTCAACTTCGTCACGCACCGGCCCACGCTCGGTGCCGTCGGCGAGATCGGCTGGGCCGGAGTGGACCTGTTTTTCGCACTGTCCGGCTACCTGATCGGCAACCAGATCTTCGCCAGCCTGCGCCAGGGCACGTTCTCGCTGCCGGTGTTCTACGCGCGCCGGCTGCTGCGCACGCTGCCCAATTACTATGTCGTGCTGGCGCTGTACGCGTTCTGGCCGGTGTTCGCGGCCGGCTCGCCGCACGCGCCGTGGTGGCAGTACCTGACCTTTACGCTGAACTTCGACCTGAAGCCGGGCACGCGCTTCTCGCACTCGTGGTCGCTGTGCGTGGAGGAGCAGTTCTACATGGCCTTGCCGGCGCTGGCGCTGCTGGTGGCTGCCAGCCGGCGCTGGCGCTTGCCGCTGGCCTGGCTGCTGATCCTTGCCAGTTGCGTGGCGGGCATGCTGCTGCGGGCGCACGCGTGGGACGCGGCCCGCCCGCCGCAGGGGGGCAACGCGCTGTTCTACCGCACCATCTATTATTCGACGTTGTGCCGCTTCGACGAACTGGTGGCCGGGGTCGCGCTGGCGCTGCTGAAGAATTGTCATGCGCGGGCGTGGGCCAGGCTGACGGCCTGGGGCAACTGGACGCTGGCATCCGGGGTCGCCGTCGTCGGCTGTGCCTTCCAGCTGTTCCTGGCCAATCATTTCGGCCGCGCCGAAACAATCTATGGTTATCCGTTGCTGGCGCTGGGATTCGGCTTGCTGGTGCTGGCGGCGCTCAGCCCTGGCTCGCTGCTGTACCGGCTGCGGCTGCCGGGTGCTGCCAGCCTGGCATTGTGGTCGTATGCCATCTACCTGGTGCACAAGCAGCTGTGCATCGTGCTGGCACCGCTGCTGGCGCCGCTGGGCATCGCTGCCGATGAGCCCCTTGGCGTGCTGCTGTTGCTGCTGGCCAGCGTGTGGGCAGGCTGGCTGTTGTATGCGCTGGTGGAGACGCCGTTCATGCGCCTGCGCGCGCGCTGGTTCGACGCGCCGCGCAGGCAGCCGGCCGCGGGCGCGGCCGGCTCGCTGTCGCCGTCTTAA
- the asd gene encoding archaetidylserine decarboxylase (Phosphatidylserine decarboxylase is synthesized as a single chain precursor. Generation of the pyruvoyl active site from a Ser is coupled to cleavage of a Gly-Ser bond between the larger (beta) and smaller (alpha chains). It is an integral membrane protein.), which translates to MSDRLAVLPQYLLPKGALTNFAGRVAGAKGGAMTTRLIRWFVGKYDVNMDEAENPDIASYKSFNEFFTRALKPGVRPLADADFVCPVDGRISQFGAIEDDQIFQAKGHKFTTTALVGGDRTLADQFRHGSFANLYLSPRDYHRIHMPCDGRLTRMIYIPGDLFSVNPTTARGIPGLFARNERVVCVFDTAAGPFVMTLVGATIVGSMATVWHGVVNPPRQPTLCEWTYHDRDIVLKKGEELGRFLLGSTVVMLFPKDTLAFNPHWQPAGPVRLGEMMANLQNR; encoded by the coding sequence GTGTCCGACCGTCTTGCCGTACTGCCCCAATACCTGCTCCCGAAAGGGGCGCTGACCAATTTCGCCGGCCGCGTGGCGGGGGCGAAAGGCGGCGCCATGACGACGCGGCTGATCCGCTGGTTCGTCGGCAAGTACGACGTCAATATGGACGAGGCGGAAAACCCGGACATCGCCAGCTACAAGAGCTTCAACGAATTCTTTACCCGGGCCCTGAAGCCGGGCGTGCGACCGCTGGCCGATGCCGACTTCGTCTGCCCGGTCGATGGCCGCATCAGCCAGTTCGGCGCCATCGAGGACGACCAGATCTTCCAGGCCAAGGGCCACAAGTTCACGACGACGGCGCTGGTCGGCGGCGACCGCACGCTGGCGGACCAGTTCCGGCACGGCAGCTTCGCCAACCTGTACCTGTCGCCACGCGACTACCACCGCATCCACATGCCGTGCGATGGCAGGCTGACGCGCATGATCTACATCCCGGGCGACCTGTTCTCGGTCAACCCGACCACGGCGCGCGGCATCCCGGGCCTGTTCGCCCGCAACGAACGGGTGGTGTGCGTGTTCGACACGGCCGCCGGCCCGTTCGTCATGACGCTGGTGGGCGCGACGATCGTCGGCAGCATGGCGACCGTGTGGCACGGCGTGGTCAACCCGCCGCGCCAGCCCACGCTGTGCGAATGGACCTACCATGACCGCGACATCGTGCTGAAGAAGGGCGAGGAACTGGGCCGTTTCCTGCTGGGCTCGACCGTCGTCATGCTGTTCCCGAAGGACACGCTGGCGTTCAACCCGCACTGGCAGCCGGCCGGCCCGGTGCGGCTGGGCGAGATGATGGCCAATCTGCAAAACCGGTGA
- a CDS encoding LysR family transcriptional regulator has translation MDIDPADLLLFARIVECGSFSQAAQRLDLPKSTVSRRLALLERQVGERLLQRTTRRLVLTEFGASLLEHARKVAEETAAAGALAQHRQQAPSGHLKVSMPADFANEEMASVLPEFLARYPAITLQLDLSPRRVDLLAEGFDLAVRMGALPDDATLAARPVVHSTWSLYAAPAYTAAHGLPEHPDELFRHDLLGLGAVQAGLVRWKLLRDKTEWERELPVRLSGNSPELLARMAAAGAGIASCTDRSVAGLLRDGSLVKVLPEWAFPAVTGWAVFPGRRLMPAKTRVFLDMLERHYNATIA, from the coding sequence ATGGACATCGATCCCGCCGACCTGCTGCTGTTCGCCCGCATCGTCGAATGCGGCAGTTTCAGCCAGGCGGCGCAGCGCCTCGACCTGCCGAAGTCCACCGTGTCGCGCCGGCTGGCGCTGCTGGAAAGGCAGGTCGGCGAACGGCTGCTGCAGCGCACGACGCGGCGGCTGGTGCTGACGGAATTCGGCGCCAGCCTGCTGGAGCATGCCCGCAAGGTGGCGGAAGAGACGGCGGCAGCGGGCGCGCTGGCGCAGCATCGGCAGCAGGCGCCGAGCGGCCACCTGAAGGTGTCGATGCCGGCCGACTTCGCCAACGAGGAGATGGCCAGCGTGCTGCCGGAGTTCCTGGCGCGCTATCCGGCGATCACGTTGCAGCTGGACCTGTCGCCGCGCCGCGTCGACCTGCTGGCCGAAGGCTTCGACCTGGCCGTGCGCATGGGCGCGCTGCCGGACGACGCCACGCTGGCCGCCCGGCCCGTCGTGCACAGCACGTGGTCGCTGTACGCCGCGCCGGCCTATACGGCGGCGCACGGGTTGCCCGAGCATCCGGACGAGCTGTTCCGCCACGACCTGCTGGGGCTGGGCGCCGTGCAGGCCGGGCTGGTGCGCTGGAAGCTGCTGCGCGACAAGACGGAATGGGAACGGGAGCTGCCGGTGCGACTGTCCGGCAACTCGCCCGAGCTGCTGGCGCGCATGGCCGCGGCCGGCGCCGGCATCGCCAGCTGCACCGACCGTTCCGTGGCCGGGCTGCTGCGCGACGGCAGCCTGGTCAAGGTATTGCCGGAGTGGGCGTTCCCGGCGGTCACGGGCTGGGCGGTGTTCCCCGGCCGGCGCCTGATGCCAGCCAAGACGCGGGTGTTCCTCGACATGCTGGAGCGCCACTACAACGCGACGATCGCCTGA
- a CDS encoding YciI family protein codes for MDVPAEEMPAVAAASHAVIRAAKAAGVYVFAGGINAGVAPERVAADGGRTGTTYPQTARFDGGFCVLELPSRDAAVQWAARLAAACRCDQELREFHYDPES; via the coding sequence ATGGACGTTCCCGCCGAAGAGATGCCCGCCGTCGCGGCGGCATCGCACGCGGTGATCCGCGCAGCGAAGGCTGCCGGGGTCTATGTCTTTGCCGGCGGCATCAATGCCGGGGTCGCGCCGGAGAGGGTGGCGGCCGACGGCGGGCGTACCGGCACGACCTATCCGCAGACTGCGCGATTCGATGGCGGATTCTGCGTGCTCGAGTTGCCGTCCAGGGATGCCGCCGTCCAGTGGGCGGCCCGGCTTGCGGCGGCCTGCCGCTGTGACCAGGAACTGCGCGAGTTCCACTACGATCCGGAAAGCTGA
- a CDS encoding succinylglutamate desuccinylase/aspartoacylase family protein, which produces MNPSTPLHFRSTTYTGLAPGPRLIVTGAVHGNETAGTQGIVRVMAELDSGTLTIAAGSVTFVPVTNPLAYARGERAGQRNLNRNLFPKAQPEDFEDRVANWLCPLLAAHDVLLDLHSFHAPGEPFVMMGPRDNDGPLEPFHHEQAERSLARVLGVRRFVDGWLRTYGAGVERRLRGDSQLETVLRYGVGTTEYMRTTGGYALTLECGQHADPQAPEVAYRAIRNTLAHLGLVDEAAPRPVPADAVEALSMVEVFDKLHDGDAFTRPWSSFDRVATGAEIGRRADGTPVLAPFDAVMLFPDSAARANAEWYYLARVNPAF; this is translated from the coding sequence ATGAACCCGTCCACGCCGCTGCACTTCCGTTCGACCACCTACACCGGCCTGGCGCCGGGGCCGCGCCTGATCGTCACGGGCGCCGTGCACGGCAACGAAACGGCGGGCACGCAAGGCATCGTGCGCGTCATGGCCGAACTCGACAGCGGTACATTGACCATTGCCGCCGGCAGCGTCACGTTCGTGCCCGTGACCAATCCGCTGGCGTATGCACGGGGCGAGCGCGCCGGGCAACGCAACCTGAACCGCAACCTGTTCCCGAAAGCGCAGCCGGAGGATTTCGAAGACCGCGTCGCCAACTGGCTGTGCCCGCTGCTGGCCGCCCACGACGTGCTGCTCGACCTGCACTCCTTCCATGCGCCGGGCGAGCCGTTCGTCATGATGGGACCGCGCGACAACGATGGCCCGCTGGAGCCGTTCCATCACGAGCAGGCGGAGCGTTCACTGGCGCGGGTACTGGGCGTGCGCCGCTTCGTCGACGGCTGGCTGCGCACGTATGGCGCCGGCGTCGAGCGGCGCCTGCGCGGCGACAGCCAGCTCGAAACGGTGCTGCGCTATGGCGTGGGCACGACCGAATACATGCGCACGACGGGCGGCTACGCGCTGACCCTGGAGTGCGGCCAGCATGCCGATCCGCAGGCGCCCGAGGTGGCCTATCGCGCCATCCGCAACACGCTGGCGCATCTGGGGCTGGTGGACGAAGCGGCGCCGCGGCCGGTGCCGGCCGATGCCGTCGAGGCGCTGTCGATGGTGGAGGTGTTCGACAAGCTGCACGACGGCGACGCCTTCACCAGGCCCTGGTCCAGCTTCGACCGGGTGGCGACAGGCGCCGAGATCGGCCGGCGCGCCGATGGTACGCCGGTGCTGGCGCCATTCGATGCGGTGATGCTGTTCCCGGACAGCGCGGCACGGGCCAATGCGGAGTGGTACTACCTGGCGCGCGTCAATCCGGCATTCTGA
- a CDS encoding PEP-CTERM sorting domain-containing protein, producing MRISRFVTTAIASAVLLCAASAQAAITTYTSQSAYLAAVGTTGVDTFDDLEIDEYGGPLDRTAGSYAYTIAAGPANPSLWGATDDFSDYWLTGGNRIDIVSFSSKTPVAGAGGFFFGSDLFGSYTDADYLILTATDSTGAKIDYRLSAPDKGSFVGFVSDHDLVSLTMTAEDQPGVWATVNDLHLSVAAVPEPSTYGMLLGGLGLMGYLARRKRRA from the coding sequence GTGCGTATTTCCCGTTTCGTAACGACCGCAATCGCTTCCGCAGTCCTGCTGTGCGCCGCCAGCGCACAGGCCGCCATCACCACGTACACCAGCCAGTCCGCCTATCTGGCGGCCGTGGGCACGACCGGCGTCGACACCTTCGACGACCTGGAAATCGATGAATACGGCGGCCCGCTGGACCGCACCGCCGGCTCCTATGCATACACGATCGCGGCAGGGCCCGCCAATCCGTCGCTGTGGGGCGCCACCGACGACTTCAGCGACTACTGGCTGACGGGCGGCAACCGCATCGACATCGTCTCCTTCAGCAGCAAGACGCCAGTCGCCGGCGCCGGTGGCTTCTTCTTCGGCTCCGACCTGTTCGGTTCGTACACCGACGCGGACTACCTGATCCTGACCGCCACCGACAGCACCGGCGCCAAGATCGACTACCGCCTGTCGGCACCGGACAAGGGCTCGTTCGTGGGCTTCGTGTCGGACCACGACCTGGTCTCGCTGACGATGACGGCCGAGGACCAGCCGGGCGTGTGGGCCACCGTCAACGACCTGCACCTGTCGGTGGCGGCCGTACCGGAACCCAGCACCTACGGCATGCTGCTGGGCGGCCTGGGCCTGATGGGCTATCTGGCCCGTCGCAAGCGCCGCGCTTAA
- a CDS encoding pirin family protein gives MADIDNSNTVTRPRTVERVIAGQAVMDGAGVKINRVLTQPLQRRLDPFLMLDNFGSDEANDYIAGFPNHPHRGFETVTYMIEGRMRHRDSAGNEGLLENGGVQWMTAGRGVIHSEMPEQQEGRMEGFQLWLNLPARDKMRSPWYRDFKAADVPAFTTPAGAGVRVIAGSSHGVAGAVQRDGTEPLYLDVTLPPGAVFDQPLPAGHNAFLYPYRGSVTTGARIIATRTMAIFANDGDSDGVSIAGPAGEPARFILVAGRPLHEPIAQYGPFVMNTQQELQQAVEDFRAGRLGEEAHAGQPTPPGDG, from the coding sequence ATGGCAGACATCGACAACAGCAATACGGTCACGCGGCCGCGCACCGTGGAACGCGTGATCGCCGGCCAGGCCGTCATGGACGGCGCGGGCGTGAAGATCAACCGGGTGCTGACGCAGCCGTTGCAGCGTCGCCTCGATCCGTTCCTGATGCTGGACAACTTTGGCTCGGACGAGGCCAACGACTACATCGCCGGCTTCCCGAACCACCCGCACCGGGGCTTCGAGACGGTGACGTACATGATCGAGGGCCGCATGCGCCACCGCGACAGCGCCGGCAACGAAGGCCTGCTGGAGAACGGCGGCGTGCAGTGGATGACGGCCGGGCGCGGCGTGATCCATTCGGAAATGCCGGAACAACAGGAAGGCCGCATGGAAGGCTTCCAGCTGTGGCTGAACCTGCCCGCGCGGGACAAGATGCGCTCGCCCTGGTACCGCGACTTCAAGGCCGCCGACGTGCCCGCGTTCACGACGCCGGCCGGCGCCGGCGTGCGCGTCATCGCCGGCAGCAGCCATGGTGTCGCGGGCGCCGTGCAGCGGGATGGCACCGAGCCGCTGTACCTGGACGTGACCTTGCCGCCCGGTGCCGTGTTCGACCAGCCGCTGCCGGCCGGTCACAATGCCTTCCTGTACCCATACCGGGGCAGCGTGACGACCGGCGCACGCATCATCGCCACGCGCACGATGGCGATTTTCGCCAACGACGGGGACAGCGACGGCGTCAGCATCGCCGGCCCGGCTGGCGAACCGGCCCGTTTCATCCTGGTCGCCGGCCGGCCCCTGCACGAGCCGATCGCGCAATACGGCCCGTTCGTCATGAACACGCAGCAGGAACTGCAGCAGGCGGTGGAGGACTTCCGCGCCGGCCGCCTGGGCGAGGAAGCCCACGCCGGGCAACCAACCCCACCCGGCGACGGGTAA
- a CDS encoding helix-turn-helix transcriptional regulator produces the protein MTELDIDAIHKALANPVRRQILAWLKEPETHFAQQLHPVSMGVCAGMIDHKCGLSQSTVSGHLAILQKAGLVTVTRLGQWNMFKRNEEVIQGFLDHINLGL, from the coding sequence ATGACCGAACTCGACATCGACGCGATCCACAAGGCGCTCGCCAACCCCGTGCGGCGCCAGATCCTGGCCTGGCTGAAGGAGCCGGAAACGCACTTCGCCCAGCAACTGCACCCGGTATCCATGGGCGTGTGTGCCGGCATGATCGACCACAAGTGCGGCCTGTCGCAGTCGACCGTGTCCGGCCACCTGGCGATCCTGCAAAAGGCCGGGCTGGTGACGGTGACGCGCCTGGGGCAGTGGAATATGTTCAAGCGCAACGAAGAGGTCATCCAGGGTTTCCTCGACCATATCAACCTCGGCCTGTAA
- a CDS encoding alkene reductase, translating to MTTLFDPITIGDLTLKNRVIMAPLTRARAIGPGRVPNALMAEYYAQRAGAGLILSEATSVTPQGVGYENTPGIWSDEQVAGWKLVTEAVHAKGGRIFLQLWHVGRISDPSLLNGESPVAPSAIPAKGHVSLLRPQRPYPVPRALTTEEVAGVVAAYRLGAENARKAGFDGVEIHGANGYLLDQFLQDSTNQRTDQYGGPVENRARLMLEVTDAAIEVWGADRVGMHLAPRRDAHDMGDSDPRATFTYVARELGKRKIAFICAREAVGPDSLGPLLKQEFGGVYIANEQFSLESAQRALNEGTADAIAWGKDFIANPDLPERLRQGAPLNPQRPELFYAPSAEGYTDYPALA from the coding sequence ATGACGACACTGTTCGACCCCATCACCATCGGCGACCTGACCCTGAAGAACCGCGTCATCATGGCGCCGCTGACGCGCGCCCGCGCGATCGGGCCCGGCCGGGTGCCCAATGCCCTGATGGCCGAGTACTATGCGCAGCGTGCCGGCGCCGGCCTGATCCTGTCCGAGGCAACGTCCGTCACGCCGCAGGGCGTGGGCTACGAGAATACGCCAGGCATCTGGTCCGACGAGCAGGTGGCAGGCTGGAAGCTCGTCACCGAGGCCGTGCACGCCAAGGGCGGCAGGATTTTCCTGCAACTGTGGCACGTGGGCCGTATCTCCGACCCCAGCCTGCTGAACGGCGAGTCGCCCGTCGCGCCCAGCGCCATCCCGGCCAAGGGCCATGTCAGCCTGCTGCGTCCGCAGCGTCCGTACCCGGTACCGCGTGCGTTGACGACGGAAGAAGTGGCCGGTGTCGTGGCCGCCTACCGCCTGGGCGCGGAAAACGCCAGGAAGGCCGGCTTTGACGGCGTCGAGATCCACGGCGCCAACGGCTACCTGCTCGACCAGTTCCTGCAGGACAGCACCAACCAGCGCACCGACCAGTACGGCGGCCCCGTCGAGAACCGCGCCCGCCTGATGCTGGAAGTGACGGACGCCGCCATCGAGGTGTGGGGCGCCGATCGTGTCGGCATGCACCTGGCGCCACGCCGCGATGCGCACGACATGGGCGACTCCGACCCGAGGGCCACGTTCACGTACGTCGCCCGCGAGCTGGGCAAGCGCAAGATTGCCTTCATCTGCGCCCGCGAAGCCGTCGGCCCGGACAGCCTGGGCCCGTTGCTGAAGCAGGAGTTCGGCGGCGTCTACATCGCCAACGAGCAGTTCAGCCTGGAAAGCGCGCAGCGCGCGCTGAACGAGGGCACGGCCGACGCCATCGCCTGGGGCAAGGACTTCATCGCCAACCCGGACCTGCCGGAGCGCCTGCGCCAGGGTGCCCCGCTCAATCCGCAGCGGCCGGAGCTGTTCTACGCGCCGTCCGCCGAGGGTTATACCGACTATCCAGCGCTGGCTTGA
- the sugE gene encoding quaternary ammonium compound efflux SMR transporter SugE, protein MSWMFLFVAGLLEVGWAVGLKYTAGFTRLLPSALTLAAMAGSVGLLGLALRGLPLGTAYAVWTGIGTVGTAIFGMLVLGEPAGAARLFCIALIVAGIAGLKLLSPH, encoded by the coding sequence ATGTCCTGGATGTTCCTGTTTGTTGCCGGTTTGCTGGAAGTGGGCTGGGCGGTCGGCCTGAAATACACGGCCGGCTTCACGCGGCTGCTGCCGAGCGCGCTGACCCTGGCCGCGATGGCCGGCAGCGTCGGCCTGCTGGGCCTCGCGCTGCGCGGCCTGCCGCTGGGCACGGCCTATGCGGTCTGGACGGGTATCGGCACCGTCGGCACGGCCATTTTCGGCATGCTGGTGCTGGGCGAACCCGCCGGCGCCGCGCGGCTGTTTTGCATTGCCCTGATCGTGGCCGGCATCGCCGGCTTGAAGCTGCTGTCGCCGCATTGA